A DNA window from Xiphias gladius isolate SHS-SW01 ecotype Sanya breed wild chromosome 3, ASM1685928v1, whole genome shotgun sequence contains the following coding sequences:
- the mrtfbb gene encoding myocardin-related transcription factor B isoform X1, with product MREGKRCPWRCVDPSTSGLTERLKTKNTPASPTKLRKNNLEHTQTMSASKAWKRTVLQLCLQQRRTREQLVEQGIMPPLKTPAAFHEQIRSLERAKTGNLLKHKLCSRPERSELVRMHILQETQAEPSLHATQMKLKRARLADDLNEKIAQRPGPMELVEKNILPVDSAVEEVINGDKANYSKTPDVYSFDEDSSDTLSPEQPSNQETPSSTLASRESGGTEATSSSTQLNSPIQHSPSPNSQSTSDLVNGVPTNEQPTSDPQASAPQPITTVVPSITPGPVLVKQSLPKLPGDKSRSKKSKEPKPWVKKLKYHQYIPPDQKQELSEVQMDTAYARLLQQQQQFLQLQILSQQQQQYNYQAVLPATVKAATEVQTSCSNVLSGNAVSAPAQPRHTRTNRKPDHLPANLDEMKVAELKMELKRRSLPVSGTKTDLIERLKLYQETSNIQTASAMETTAVTAASQSENIKSTPPVSPIASKVSTLGIEDSSMTDSPANLSDAVSPTYNAPCTSSPQRAPQEEFPTETRSYERESLGKDKRPHEKDSEKDKRLHEKERQIEELMRKLEQEQRLVEELKMQLEVEKRSQQGDSPPQLSPLAPIQVKEENRSPLHCSASCSSPGLPVLVKQEEAADQSHLANPNQFIISHQTIKQPETLQSVQNGAQILLPASLPASAVAIQLPANCIKLHTTVSSAAPGLIQTSGQLPQKIEASAALQQPCSPHSQPLTKTWRMDTTAQSLLNTFPANGCPAGAAANQPVPKGPTNKSPSPSQPPLILQQPTFTNHVSKCKDPPRYEDAVKQTRSMLTAVQSPTAASQQMDDLFDVLIESGEISPFIRQDPPSLSKPLPVTASVTTLPINMVLSRPPPMVQVAQLPTAPLKPSTSLAALTSDTQLDSLLDCTLGADTEPQTLKLMEELHSPIVTMEVDFNENTPPSALTLHSPNMDNMDWLDLTLSVPSEGVNPLDMSTPVGVFSSDFLDSHELC from the exons CGCTGAAAACACCTGCTGCCTTTCATGAGCAGATTCGCAGCCTGGAGAGAGCCAAG ACTGGGAACCTCCTAAAGCACAAACTCTGCAGCAGACCTGAGCGATCTGAGCTGGTCCGTATGCACATCCTACAAG AGACGCAGGCTGAGCCCTCCCTACATGCCACACAGATGAAGCTGAAGAGGGCCAGACTGGCTGACGATCTCAATGAGAAGATCGCCCAGCGACCTGGACCCATGGAGCTGGTGGAGAAGAACATCCTGCCTGTGGACTCTGCTGTCGAAGAGGTCATCAATG GTGATAAGGCAAACTACTCTAAGACACCAGATGTTTACAGCTTTGATGAGGACAGCAGTGATACCTTATCACCAGAACAGCCTTCCAACCAGGAAACTCCCAGCTCCACCTTGGCCTCTCGGGAGTCTGGGGGGACTGAGGCCACTTCATCCTCCACTCAATTAAACTCTCCCATACAG CACTCCCCATCACCTAACTCACAGTCCACATCAGATTTAGTCAACGGTGTCCCTACCAATGAGCAACCCACAAGCGACCCACAAGCTTCCGCACCTCAGCCAATCACCACTGTTGTCCCCAGTATCACACCAGGGCCAGTTCTGGTGAAG CAAAGCCTGCCCAAGCTACCTGGCGATAAAAGCCGCAGCAAAAAGAGCAAAGAGCCCAAACCATGGGTGAAAAAGTTGAAGTACCATCAGTACATTCCCCCTGACCAGAAGCAGGAGCTCAGTGAAGTGCAGATGGACACCGCTTATGCCCgcctcctgcagcagcagcagcagttcctGCAGCTCCAGATCTTAAgccagcaacagcagcagtacaaCTACCAGGCCGTCCTGCCTGCCACAGTCAA AGCTGCAACTGAGGTACAAACCAGCTGTTCCAATGTTCTGAGTGGAAACGCTGTGTCTGCCCCTGCACAGCCCCGCCACACTCGGACGAACCGCAAGCCAGATCATTTACCAGCTAATCTGGATGAGATGAAG GTTGCTGAGCTGAAAATGGAACTAAAACGCAGATCTCTGCCTGTTTCTGGGACTAAGACAGACCTCATAGAGAGGCTAAAGTTGTATCAGGAGACCTCTAACATACAGACTGCTTCTGCCATGGAAACAACAGCTGTCACAGCAGCCTCACagtctgaaaacataaaatcaacCCCTCCTGTGTCCCCCATAGCCTCCAAGGTTTCCACTCTGGGCATAGAGGACAGTAGTATGACAGACAGTCCAGCAAATCTTTCAGATGCTGTGTCTCCAACTTACAATGCTCCCTGCACGAGCTCCCCACAGAGAGCTCCACAGGAGGAGTTTCCAACAGAGACAAGGTCCTATGAGAGGGAATCTCTTGGCAAGGACAAACGTCCGCATGAGAAGGACTCTGAAAAGGACAAACGTCTGCATGAGAAGGAGCGTCAGATTGAAGAGCTGATGAGGAAGCTGGAACAGGAGCAGAGGCTGGTGGAGGAACTGAAGATGCAgctggaggtggagaagaggagTCAGCAAGGAGATTCTCCACCTCAGCTCAGCCCTCTTGCTCCCATCCAGgtcaaagaggaaaacaggtCCCCCTTACACTGCTCCGCGTCCTGTAGCTCTCCTGGTCTGCCAGTGTTGGTCAAACAGGAGGAGGCTGCAGATCAGAGCCACTTAGCTAATCCAAATCAGTTCATCATCAGCCATCAGACCATCAAGCAGCCTGAAACCCTGCAGTCTGTCCAGAACGGAGCACAGATCCTCCTGCCTGCATCCCTTCCTGCGTCAGCAGTCGCTATCCAGCTCCCAGCTAACTGCATCAAATTACATACTACTGTTAGCAGCGCAGCCCCAGGCCTCATCCAGACTTCTGGACAGTTGCCACAGAAAATAGAGGCCTCAGCAGCATTACAACAGCCATGCAGCCCTCACAGTCAGCCACTGACGAAG ACGTGGAGGATGGATACCACAGCACAAAGCTTACTCAACACATTCCCAGCAAATGGATGTCCTGCAGGAGCTGCCGCTAACCAGCCCGTCCCCAAAGGACCTACGAATAAG TCTCCCAGTCCCAGTCAACCCCCGTTGATCTTGCAGCAGCCAACATTCACAAACCATGTGTCAAAGTGTAAAGACCCACCCCGCTATGAGGATGCAGTTAAACAGACACGCAGCATGCTAACAGCTGTTCAG AGTCCCACTGCAGCTAGCCAGCAGATGGATGACCTATTTGATGTGTTGATTGAGAGTGGTG AGATCTCCCCCTTCATTAGACAGGATCCTCCCAGCCTGAGTAAGCCTTTGCCTGTGACAGCCAGTGTAACCACCCTTCCTATCAACATGGTTTTATCCCGCCCTCCTCCCATGGTCCAAGTGGCCCAGCTGCCTACTGCACCCCTCAAACCCTCAACCAGCCTGGCAGCGCTGACCTCTGACACCCAGCTGGACAGCCTCCTGGATTGCACGCTAGGCGCTGACACTGAGCCACAAACACTGAAGCTGATGGAGGAGTTACACTCACCTATAGTCACCATGGAAGTGGactttaatgaaaacacaccGCCCTCTGCTTTGACCTTGCACAGCCCCAACATGGACAATATGGACTGGCTGGACCTTACCCTGTCTGTGCCATCAGAGGGTGTCAACCCTTTGGACATGTCGACACCAGTGGGTGTCTTCTCTTCTGACTTCCTGGACTCTCATGAACTGTGTTGA
- the mrtfbb gene encoding myocardin-related transcription factor B isoform X3, translated as MGLQTWPPSKPPLSSMACLDVETPSICRGKFKSVLQLCLQQRRTREQLVEQGIMPPLKTPAAFHEQIRSLERAKTGNLLKHKLCSRPERSELVRMHILQETQAEPSLHATQMKLKRARLADDLNEKIAQRPGPMELVEKNILPVDSAVEEVINGDKANYSKTPDVYSFDEDSSDTLSPEQPSNQETPSSTLASRESGGTEATSSSTQLNSPIQHSPSPNSQSTSDLVNGVPTNEQPTSDPQASAPQPITTVVPSITPGPVLVKQSLPKLPGDKSRSKKSKEPKPWVKKLKYHQYIPPDQKQELSEVQMDTAYARLLQQQQQFLQLQILSQQQQQYNYQAVLPATVKAATEVQTSCSNVLSGNAVSAPAQPRHTRTNRKPDHLPANLDEMKVAELKMELKRRSLPVSGTKTDLIERLKLYQETSNIQTASAMETTAVTAASQSENIKSTPPVSPIASKVSTLGIEDSSMTDSPANLSDAVSPTYNAPCTSSPQRAPQEEFPTETRSYERESLGKDKRPHEKDSEKDKRLHEKERQIEELMRKLEQEQRLVEELKMQLEVEKRSQQGDSPPQLSPLAPIQVKEENRSPLHCSASCSSPGLPVLVKQEEAADQSHLANPNQFIISHQTIKQPETLQSVQNGAQILLPASLPASAVAIQLPANCIKLHTTVSSAAPGLIQTSGQLPQKIEASAALQQPCSPHSQPLTKTWRMDTTAQSLLNTFPANGCPAGAAANQPVPKGPTNKSPSPSQPPLILQQPTFTNHVSKCKDPPRYEDAVKQTRSMLTAVQSPTAASQQMDDLFDVLIESGEISPFIRQDPPSLSKPLPVTASVTTLPINMVLSRPPPMVQVAQLPTAPLKPSTSLAALTSDTQLDSLLDCTLGADTEPQTLKLMEELHSPIVTMEVDFNENTPPSALTLHSPNMDNMDWLDLTLSVPSEGVNPLDMSTPVGVFSSDFLDSHELC; from the exons CGCTGAAAACACCTGCTGCCTTTCATGAGCAGATTCGCAGCCTGGAGAGAGCCAAG ACTGGGAACCTCCTAAAGCACAAACTCTGCAGCAGACCTGAGCGATCTGAGCTGGTCCGTATGCACATCCTACAAG AGACGCAGGCTGAGCCCTCCCTACATGCCACACAGATGAAGCTGAAGAGGGCCAGACTGGCTGACGATCTCAATGAGAAGATCGCCCAGCGACCTGGACCCATGGAGCTGGTGGAGAAGAACATCCTGCCTGTGGACTCTGCTGTCGAAGAGGTCATCAATG GTGATAAGGCAAACTACTCTAAGACACCAGATGTTTACAGCTTTGATGAGGACAGCAGTGATACCTTATCACCAGAACAGCCTTCCAACCAGGAAACTCCCAGCTCCACCTTGGCCTCTCGGGAGTCTGGGGGGACTGAGGCCACTTCATCCTCCACTCAATTAAACTCTCCCATACAG CACTCCCCATCACCTAACTCACAGTCCACATCAGATTTAGTCAACGGTGTCCCTACCAATGAGCAACCCACAAGCGACCCACAAGCTTCCGCACCTCAGCCAATCACCACTGTTGTCCCCAGTATCACACCAGGGCCAGTTCTGGTGAAG CAAAGCCTGCCCAAGCTACCTGGCGATAAAAGCCGCAGCAAAAAGAGCAAAGAGCCCAAACCATGGGTGAAAAAGTTGAAGTACCATCAGTACATTCCCCCTGACCAGAAGCAGGAGCTCAGTGAAGTGCAGATGGACACCGCTTATGCCCgcctcctgcagcagcagcagcagttcctGCAGCTCCAGATCTTAAgccagcaacagcagcagtacaaCTACCAGGCCGTCCTGCCTGCCACAGTCAA AGCTGCAACTGAGGTACAAACCAGCTGTTCCAATGTTCTGAGTGGAAACGCTGTGTCTGCCCCTGCACAGCCCCGCCACACTCGGACGAACCGCAAGCCAGATCATTTACCAGCTAATCTGGATGAGATGAAG GTTGCTGAGCTGAAAATGGAACTAAAACGCAGATCTCTGCCTGTTTCTGGGACTAAGACAGACCTCATAGAGAGGCTAAAGTTGTATCAGGAGACCTCTAACATACAGACTGCTTCTGCCATGGAAACAACAGCTGTCACAGCAGCCTCACagtctgaaaacataaaatcaacCCCTCCTGTGTCCCCCATAGCCTCCAAGGTTTCCACTCTGGGCATAGAGGACAGTAGTATGACAGACAGTCCAGCAAATCTTTCAGATGCTGTGTCTCCAACTTACAATGCTCCCTGCACGAGCTCCCCACAGAGAGCTCCACAGGAGGAGTTTCCAACAGAGACAAGGTCCTATGAGAGGGAATCTCTTGGCAAGGACAAACGTCCGCATGAGAAGGACTCTGAAAAGGACAAACGTCTGCATGAGAAGGAGCGTCAGATTGAAGAGCTGATGAGGAAGCTGGAACAGGAGCAGAGGCTGGTGGAGGAACTGAAGATGCAgctggaggtggagaagaggagTCAGCAAGGAGATTCTCCACCTCAGCTCAGCCCTCTTGCTCCCATCCAGgtcaaagaggaaaacaggtCCCCCTTACACTGCTCCGCGTCCTGTAGCTCTCCTGGTCTGCCAGTGTTGGTCAAACAGGAGGAGGCTGCAGATCAGAGCCACTTAGCTAATCCAAATCAGTTCATCATCAGCCATCAGACCATCAAGCAGCCTGAAACCCTGCAGTCTGTCCAGAACGGAGCACAGATCCTCCTGCCTGCATCCCTTCCTGCGTCAGCAGTCGCTATCCAGCTCCCAGCTAACTGCATCAAATTACATACTACTGTTAGCAGCGCAGCCCCAGGCCTCATCCAGACTTCTGGACAGTTGCCACAGAAAATAGAGGCCTCAGCAGCATTACAACAGCCATGCAGCCCTCACAGTCAGCCACTGACGAAG ACGTGGAGGATGGATACCACAGCACAAAGCTTACTCAACACATTCCCAGCAAATGGATGTCCTGCAGGAGCTGCCGCTAACCAGCCCGTCCCCAAAGGACCTACGAATAAG TCTCCCAGTCCCAGTCAACCCCCGTTGATCTTGCAGCAGCCAACATTCACAAACCATGTGTCAAAGTGTAAAGACCCACCCCGCTATGAGGATGCAGTTAAACAGACACGCAGCATGCTAACAGCTGTTCAG AGTCCCACTGCAGCTAGCCAGCAGATGGATGACCTATTTGATGTGTTGATTGAGAGTGGTG AGATCTCCCCCTTCATTAGACAGGATCCTCCCAGCCTGAGTAAGCCTTTGCCTGTGACAGCCAGTGTAACCACCCTTCCTATCAACATGGTTTTATCCCGCCCTCCTCCCATGGTCCAAGTGGCCCAGCTGCCTACTGCACCCCTCAAACCCTCAACCAGCCTGGCAGCGCTGACCTCTGACACCCAGCTGGACAGCCTCCTGGATTGCACGCTAGGCGCTGACACTGAGCCACAAACACTGAAGCTGATGGAGGAGTTACACTCACCTATAGTCACCATGGAAGTGGactttaatgaaaacacaccGCCCTCTGCTTTGACCTTGCACAGCCCCAACATGGACAATATGGACTGGCTGGACCTTACCCTGTCTGTGCCATCAGAGGGTGTCAACCCTTTGGACATGTCGACACCAGTGGGTGTCTTCTCTTCTGACTTCCTGGACTCTCATGAACTGTGTTGA
- the mrtfbb gene encoding myocardin-related transcription factor B isoform X2, with the protein MSKMLRLNRRCVDPSTSGLTERLKTKNTPASPTKLRKNNLEHTQTMSASKAWKRTVLQLCLQQRRTREQLVEQGIMPPLKTPAAFHEQIRSLERAKTGNLLKHKLCSRPERSELVRMHILQETQAEPSLHATQMKLKRARLADDLNEKIAQRPGPMELVEKNILPVDSAVEEVINGDKANYSKTPDVYSFDEDSSDTLSPEQPSNQETPSSTLASRESGGTEATSSSTQLNSPIQHSPSPNSQSTSDLVNGVPTNEQPTSDPQASAPQPITTVVPSITPGPVLVKQSLPKLPGDKSRSKKSKEPKPWVKKLKYHQYIPPDQKQELSEVQMDTAYARLLQQQQQFLQLQILSQQQQQYNYQAVLPATVKAATEVQTSCSNVLSGNAVSAPAQPRHTRTNRKPDHLPANLDEMKVAELKMELKRRSLPVSGTKTDLIERLKLYQETSNIQTASAMETTAVTAASQSENIKSTPPVSPIASKVSTLGIEDSSMTDSPANLSDAVSPTYNAPCTSSPQRAPQEEFPTETRSYERESLGKDKRPHEKDSEKDKRLHEKERQIEELMRKLEQEQRLVEELKMQLEVEKRSQQGDSPPQLSPLAPIQVKEENRSPLHCSASCSSPGLPVLVKQEEAADQSHLANPNQFIISHQTIKQPETLQSVQNGAQILLPASLPASAVAIQLPANCIKLHTTVSSAAPGLIQTSGQLPQKIEASAALQQPCSPHSQPLTKTWRMDTTAQSLLNTFPANGCPAGAAANQPVPKGPTNKSPSPSQPPLILQQPTFTNHVSKCKDPPRYEDAVKQTRSMLTAVQSPTAASQQMDDLFDVLIESGEISPFIRQDPPSLSKPLPVTASVTTLPINMVLSRPPPMVQVAQLPTAPLKPSTSLAALTSDTQLDSLLDCTLGADTEPQTLKLMEELHSPIVTMEVDFNENTPPSALTLHSPNMDNMDWLDLTLSVPSEGVNPLDMSTPVGVFSSDFLDSHELC; encoded by the exons CGCTGAAAACACCTGCTGCCTTTCATGAGCAGATTCGCAGCCTGGAGAGAGCCAAG ACTGGGAACCTCCTAAAGCACAAACTCTGCAGCAGACCTGAGCGATCTGAGCTGGTCCGTATGCACATCCTACAAG AGACGCAGGCTGAGCCCTCCCTACATGCCACACAGATGAAGCTGAAGAGGGCCAGACTGGCTGACGATCTCAATGAGAAGATCGCCCAGCGACCTGGACCCATGGAGCTGGTGGAGAAGAACATCCTGCCTGTGGACTCTGCTGTCGAAGAGGTCATCAATG GTGATAAGGCAAACTACTCTAAGACACCAGATGTTTACAGCTTTGATGAGGACAGCAGTGATACCTTATCACCAGAACAGCCTTCCAACCAGGAAACTCCCAGCTCCACCTTGGCCTCTCGGGAGTCTGGGGGGACTGAGGCCACTTCATCCTCCACTCAATTAAACTCTCCCATACAG CACTCCCCATCACCTAACTCACAGTCCACATCAGATTTAGTCAACGGTGTCCCTACCAATGAGCAACCCACAAGCGACCCACAAGCTTCCGCACCTCAGCCAATCACCACTGTTGTCCCCAGTATCACACCAGGGCCAGTTCTGGTGAAG CAAAGCCTGCCCAAGCTACCTGGCGATAAAAGCCGCAGCAAAAAGAGCAAAGAGCCCAAACCATGGGTGAAAAAGTTGAAGTACCATCAGTACATTCCCCCTGACCAGAAGCAGGAGCTCAGTGAAGTGCAGATGGACACCGCTTATGCCCgcctcctgcagcagcagcagcagttcctGCAGCTCCAGATCTTAAgccagcaacagcagcagtacaaCTACCAGGCCGTCCTGCCTGCCACAGTCAA AGCTGCAACTGAGGTACAAACCAGCTGTTCCAATGTTCTGAGTGGAAACGCTGTGTCTGCCCCTGCACAGCCCCGCCACACTCGGACGAACCGCAAGCCAGATCATTTACCAGCTAATCTGGATGAGATGAAG GTTGCTGAGCTGAAAATGGAACTAAAACGCAGATCTCTGCCTGTTTCTGGGACTAAGACAGACCTCATAGAGAGGCTAAAGTTGTATCAGGAGACCTCTAACATACAGACTGCTTCTGCCATGGAAACAACAGCTGTCACAGCAGCCTCACagtctgaaaacataaaatcaacCCCTCCTGTGTCCCCCATAGCCTCCAAGGTTTCCACTCTGGGCATAGAGGACAGTAGTATGACAGACAGTCCAGCAAATCTTTCAGATGCTGTGTCTCCAACTTACAATGCTCCCTGCACGAGCTCCCCACAGAGAGCTCCACAGGAGGAGTTTCCAACAGAGACAAGGTCCTATGAGAGGGAATCTCTTGGCAAGGACAAACGTCCGCATGAGAAGGACTCTGAAAAGGACAAACGTCTGCATGAGAAGGAGCGTCAGATTGAAGAGCTGATGAGGAAGCTGGAACAGGAGCAGAGGCTGGTGGAGGAACTGAAGATGCAgctggaggtggagaagaggagTCAGCAAGGAGATTCTCCACCTCAGCTCAGCCCTCTTGCTCCCATCCAGgtcaaagaggaaaacaggtCCCCCTTACACTGCTCCGCGTCCTGTAGCTCTCCTGGTCTGCCAGTGTTGGTCAAACAGGAGGAGGCTGCAGATCAGAGCCACTTAGCTAATCCAAATCAGTTCATCATCAGCCATCAGACCATCAAGCAGCCTGAAACCCTGCAGTCTGTCCAGAACGGAGCACAGATCCTCCTGCCTGCATCCCTTCCTGCGTCAGCAGTCGCTATCCAGCTCCCAGCTAACTGCATCAAATTACATACTACTGTTAGCAGCGCAGCCCCAGGCCTCATCCAGACTTCTGGACAGTTGCCACAGAAAATAGAGGCCTCAGCAGCATTACAACAGCCATGCAGCCCTCACAGTCAGCCACTGACGAAG ACGTGGAGGATGGATACCACAGCACAAAGCTTACTCAACACATTCCCAGCAAATGGATGTCCTGCAGGAGCTGCCGCTAACCAGCCCGTCCCCAAAGGACCTACGAATAAG TCTCCCAGTCCCAGTCAACCCCCGTTGATCTTGCAGCAGCCAACATTCACAAACCATGTGTCAAAGTGTAAAGACCCACCCCGCTATGAGGATGCAGTTAAACAGACACGCAGCATGCTAACAGCTGTTCAG AGTCCCACTGCAGCTAGCCAGCAGATGGATGACCTATTTGATGTGTTGATTGAGAGTGGTG AGATCTCCCCCTTCATTAGACAGGATCCTCCCAGCCTGAGTAAGCCTTTGCCTGTGACAGCCAGTGTAACCACCCTTCCTATCAACATGGTTTTATCCCGCCCTCCTCCCATGGTCCAAGTGGCCCAGCTGCCTACTGCACCCCTCAAACCCTCAACCAGCCTGGCAGCGCTGACCTCTGACACCCAGCTGGACAGCCTCCTGGATTGCACGCTAGGCGCTGACACTGAGCCACAAACACTGAAGCTGATGGAGGAGTTACACTCACCTATAGTCACCATGGAAGTGGactttaatgaaaacacaccGCCCTCTGCTTTGACCTTGCACAGCCCCAACATGGACAATATGGACTGGCTGGACCTTACCCTGTCTGTGCCATCAGAGGGTGTCAACCCTTTGGACATGTCGACACCAGTGGGTGTCTTCTCTTCTGACTTCCTGGACTCTCATGAACTGTGTTGA
- the mrtfbb gene encoding myocardin-related transcription factor B isoform X4 codes for MGLQTWPPSKPPLSSMACLDVETPSICRVLQLCLQQRRTREQLVEQGIMPPLKTPAAFHEQIRSLERAKTGNLLKHKLCSRPERSELVRMHILQETQAEPSLHATQMKLKRARLADDLNEKIAQRPGPMELVEKNILPVDSAVEEVINGDKANYSKTPDVYSFDEDSSDTLSPEQPSNQETPSSTLASRESGGTEATSSSTQLNSPIQHSPSPNSQSTSDLVNGVPTNEQPTSDPQASAPQPITTVVPSITPGPVLVKQSLPKLPGDKSRSKKSKEPKPWVKKLKYHQYIPPDQKQELSEVQMDTAYARLLQQQQQFLQLQILSQQQQQYNYQAVLPATVKAATEVQTSCSNVLSGNAVSAPAQPRHTRTNRKPDHLPANLDEMKVAELKMELKRRSLPVSGTKTDLIERLKLYQETSNIQTASAMETTAVTAASQSENIKSTPPVSPIASKVSTLGIEDSSMTDSPANLSDAVSPTYNAPCTSSPQRAPQEEFPTETRSYERESLGKDKRPHEKDSEKDKRLHEKERQIEELMRKLEQEQRLVEELKMQLEVEKRSQQGDSPPQLSPLAPIQVKEENRSPLHCSASCSSPGLPVLVKQEEAADQSHLANPNQFIISHQTIKQPETLQSVQNGAQILLPASLPASAVAIQLPANCIKLHTTVSSAAPGLIQTSGQLPQKIEASAALQQPCSPHSQPLTKTWRMDTTAQSLLNTFPANGCPAGAAANQPVPKGPTNKSPSPSQPPLILQQPTFTNHVSKCKDPPRYEDAVKQTRSMLTAVQSPTAASQQMDDLFDVLIESGEISPFIRQDPPSLSKPLPVTASVTTLPINMVLSRPPPMVQVAQLPTAPLKPSTSLAALTSDTQLDSLLDCTLGADTEPQTLKLMEELHSPIVTMEVDFNENTPPSALTLHSPNMDNMDWLDLTLSVPSEGVNPLDMSTPVGVFSSDFLDSHELC; via the exons CGCTGAAAACACCTGCTGCCTTTCATGAGCAGATTCGCAGCCTGGAGAGAGCCAAG ACTGGGAACCTCCTAAAGCACAAACTCTGCAGCAGACCTGAGCGATCTGAGCTGGTCCGTATGCACATCCTACAAG AGACGCAGGCTGAGCCCTCCCTACATGCCACACAGATGAAGCTGAAGAGGGCCAGACTGGCTGACGATCTCAATGAGAAGATCGCCCAGCGACCTGGACCCATGGAGCTGGTGGAGAAGAACATCCTGCCTGTGGACTCTGCTGTCGAAGAGGTCATCAATG GTGATAAGGCAAACTACTCTAAGACACCAGATGTTTACAGCTTTGATGAGGACAGCAGTGATACCTTATCACCAGAACAGCCTTCCAACCAGGAAACTCCCAGCTCCACCTTGGCCTCTCGGGAGTCTGGGGGGACTGAGGCCACTTCATCCTCCACTCAATTAAACTCTCCCATACAG CACTCCCCATCACCTAACTCACAGTCCACATCAGATTTAGTCAACGGTGTCCCTACCAATGAGCAACCCACAAGCGACCCACAAGCTTCCGCACCTCAGCCAATCACCACTGTTGTCCCCAGTATCACACCAGGGCCAGTTCTGGTGAAG CAAAGCCTGCCCAAGCTACCTGGCGATAAAAGCCGCAGCAAAAAGAGCAAAGAGCCCAAACCATGGGTGAAAAAGTTGAAGTACCATCAGTACATTCCCCCTGACCAGAAGCAGGAGCTCAGTGAAGTGCAGATGGACACCGCTTATGCCCgcctcctgcagcagcagcagcagttcctGCAGCTCCAGATCTTAAgccagcaacagcagcagtacaaCTACCAGGCCGTCCTGCCTGCCACAGTCAA AGCTGCAACTGAGGTACAAACCAGCTGTTCCAATGTTCTGAGTGGAAACGCTGTGTCTGCCCCTGCACAGCCCCGCCACACTCGGACGAACCGCAAGCCAGATCATTTACCAGCTAATCTGGATGAGATGAAG GTTGCTGAGCTGAAAATGGAACTAAAACGCAGATCTCTGCCTGTTTCTGGGACTAAGACAGACCTCATAGAGAGGCTAAAGTTGTATCAGGAGACCTCTAACATACAGACTGCTTCTGCCATGGAAACAACAGCTGTCACAGCAGCCTCACagtctgaaaacataaaatcaacCCCTCCTGTGTCCCCCATAGCCTCCAAGGTTTCCACTCTGGGCATAGAGGACAGTAGTATGACAGACAGTCCAGCAAATCTTTCAGATGCTGTGTCTCCAACTTACAATGCTCCCTGCACGAGCTCCCCACAGAGAGCTCCACAGGAGGAGTTTCCAACAGAGACAAGGTCCTATGAGAGGGAATCTCTTGGCAAGGACAAACGTCCGCATGAGAAGGACTCTGAAAAGGACAAACGTCTGCATGAGAAGGAGCGTCAGATTGAAGAGCTGATGAGGAAGCTGGAACAGGAGCAGAGGCTGGTGGAGGAACTGAAGATGCAgctggaggtggagaagaggagTCAGCAAGGAGATTCTCCACCTCAGCTCAGCCCTCTTGCTCCCATCCAGgtcaaagaggaaaacaggtCCCCCTTACACTGCTCCGCGTCCTGTAGCTCTCCTGGTCTGCCAGTGTTGGTCAAACAGGAGGAGGCTGCAGATCAGAGCCACTTAGCTAATCCAAATCAGTTCATCATCAGCCATCAGACCATCAAGCAGCCTGAAACCCTGCAGTCTGTCCAGAACGGAGCACAGATCCTCCTGCCTGCATCCCTTCCTGCGTCAGCAGTCGCTATCCAGCTCCCAGCTAACTGCATCAAATTACATACTACTGTTAGCAGCGCAGCCCCAGGCCTCATCCAGACTTCTGGACAGTTGCCACAGAAAATAGAGGCCTCAGCAGCATTACAACAGCCATGCAGCCCTCACAGTCAGCCACTGACGAAG ACGTGGAGGATGGATACCACAGCACAAAGCTTACTCAACACATTCCCAGCAAATGGATGTCCTGCAGGAGCTGCCGCTAACCAGCCCGTCCCCAAAGGACCTACGAATAAG TCTCCCAGTCCCAGTCAACCCCCGTTGATCTTGCAGCAGCCAACATTCACAAACCATGTGTCAAAGTGTAAAGACCCACCCCGCTATGAGGATGCAGTTAAACAGACACGCAGCATGCTAACAGCTGTTCAG AGTCCCACTGCAGCTAGCCAGCAGATGGATGACCTATTTGATGTGTTGATTGAGAGTGGTG AGATCTCCCCCTTCATTAGACAGGATCCTCCCAGCCTGAGTAAGCCTTTGCCTGTGACAGCCAGTGTAACCACCCTTCCTATCAACATGGTTTTATCCCGCCCTCCTCCCATGGTCCAAGTGGCCCAGCTGCCTACTGCACCCCTCAAACCCTCAACCAGCCTGGCAGCGCTGACCTCTGACACCCAGCTGGACAGCCTCCTGGATTGCACGCTAGGCGCTGACACTGAGCCACAAACACTGAAGCTGATGGAGGAGTTACACTCACCTATAGTCACCATGGAAGTGGactttaatgaaaacacaccGCCCTCTGCTTTGACCTTGCACAGCCCCAACATGGACAATATGGACTGGCTGGACCTTACCCTGTCTGTGCCATCAGAGGGTGTCAACCCTTTGGACATGTCGACACCAGTGGGTGTCTTCTCTTCTGACTTCCTGGACTCTCATGAACTGTGTTGA